The following proteins come from a genomic window of Montipora capricornis isolate CH-2021 chromosome 9, ASM3666992v2, whole genome shotgun sequence:
- the LOC138015096 gene encoding RIB43A-like with coiled-coils protein 2: MYKLDLPVDMKETAAIERRRNREMQRQSRIFNARVRTIGIDMQALNEQVNDRTRREIEELRRHSAFAADMTRNDKISVLLQRRQEHDIHELNKAVNEFRMLHQQPDSRREFDLNDPDALKKDKPARVSDDDPRCGISSLQKFVGEDLNGQARKRLQQEQAREWIKQQSNEKDQAKANQDYADHLHELKAREMDQRTCELAQAEADCRRAINMATKDMNAALARERQAKEDNEKRQEQDDNFTEISNHVFGDMLTENPDVAQSAFGPHRVITDRWKGMSPAQLTEIRRIQQEQIEEKERLKQQEEQQQQEYNRLRLTQAKAGILAERSIERKKKEIEKDQAEENRRLSAEQRAKLEYLDKEVYTNNPTAGYFMQFNTTSR, encoded by the exons ATGTATAAACTGGACCTTCCTGTGGATATGAAGGAAACTGCCGCCATTGAAAGGCGGCGGAATCGAGAAATGCAGAGGCAAAGTCGAATTTTCAACGCTCGTGTCAGAACTATCGGG atCGATATGCAAGCATTGAATGAACAAGTAAATGATCGCACACGACGCGAAATTGAGGAGCTGAGGCGACACAGTGCTTTTG CTGCTGATATGACAAGAAATGACAAGATTAGTGTCCTACTTCAGAGACGTCAAGAGCATGATATACATGAGCTGAACAAAGCAGTGAATGAGTTCCGCATGTTACACCAACAGCCAGACAGTAGACGCGAGTTTGATTTGAATGATCCTGATGCTTTGAAGAAAGACAAGCCTGCCAGGGTATCAGATGATGACCCACGGTGTGGTATCTCATCGCTTCAGAAGTTTGTTGGGGAGGATTTGAATGGACAAGCACGAAAGAGGCTACAACAAGAGCAGGCTCG GGAATGGATCAAACAACAAAGCAATGAGAAGGACCAAGCTAAAGCAAATCAGGATTATGCTGACCACTTACATGAATTGAAAGCCAGGGAAATGGATCAAAGGACATGTGAACTTGCTCAAGCTGAAGCAGATTGCCGTCGTGCTATCAATATGGCCACAAAGGATATGAATGCTGCTTTAGCTAGAGAGAGACAGGCCAAGGAAGATAATGAAAAACGACAAGAACAGGATGACAACTTCACTGAGATCTCTAATCATGTTTTTGGTGACATGCTTACTGAGAATCCTGATGTGGCTCAAAGTGCTTTTGGTCCTCATAGGGTGATCACAGATCGTTGGAAGGGAATGAGTCCAGCACAGCTTACTGAAATAAGGCGTATTCAACAGGAGCAGATTGAAGAGAaagag AGACTGAAACAACAAGAGGAGCAACAGCAGCAAGAGTACAACAGATTGCGGCTGACACAAGCCAAGGCTGGAATTTTGGCTGAAAGGagcattgaaagaaaaaagaaagagattGAAAAAGATCAAGCTGAAGAGAATAGGAGGCTATCAGCTGAGCAAAGGGCAAA ACTTGAATACCTTGACAAAGAAGTTTATACCAACAATCCTACAGCTGGCTATTTTATGCAGTTCAACACAACAAGTAGATGA